In Candidatus Sodalis pierantonius str. SOPE, one DNA window encodes the following:
- the folB gene encoding bifunctional dihydroneopterin aldolase/7,8-dihydroneopterin epimerase, producing the protein MDIVFIEQLTVMAVIGVYDWEQQRLQKLVFDLEMGWDNRPAARSDDVVDCLSYADVTETVLSLVNGKRFALVERVAEETAERLMTQFKLPWIRVKIGKPGAVPQAANVGVVIERGRRKV; encoded by the coding sequence ATGGACATTGTATTTATTGAGCAATTAACGGTAATGGCGGTGATAGGCGTCTATGACTGGGAGCAGCAACGCCTCCAGAAATTGGTTTTCGACCTGGAAATGGGCTGGGACAACCGCCCGGCGGCACGTAGCGATGATGTTGTGGACTGCCTGAGCTATGCGGATGTCACCGAAACCGTGCTGTCGCTCGTGAACGGTAAGCGTTTTGCGCTGGTGGAGCGGGTCGCCGAGGAGACGGCGGAGCGGCTGATGACCCAGTTTAAATTGCCTTGGATACGCGTCAAAATCGGTAAACCCGGCGCGGTACCGCAGGCGGCCAATGTCGGCGTCGTCATCGAGCGCGGTCGGCGAAAAGTCTGA
- the plsY gene encoding glycerol-3-phosphate 1-O-acyltransferase PlsY yields the protein MNVIAIGMIIFAYLCGSASSAILICKLARLPDPRTSGSGNPGATNVLRLGGKLAAAGVMVFDILKGMIPVWIGYGLGLPPFWLGLVAIAACLGHIYPVFFHFRGGKGVATALGAIAPIGYDLSGLMIGTWLLTVLLSGYSSLGAIVSALIAPFYVWWFKPQFTFPVAMLSCLVLLRHHDNIQRLWRGQESRIWRRRQKDRDIDQQQSKN from the coding sequence ATGAATGTTATCGCGATTGGCATGATAATCTTCGCCTACCTGTGCGGCTCAGCATCCAGCGCGATCCTGATCTGTAAACTCGCGCGTCTGCCGGATCCACGTACCAGCGGCTCCGGCAATCCCGGCGCCACCAATGTGCTGCGGCTCGGCGGCAAGCTGGCGGCCGCGGGCGTGATGGTATTCGATATACTCAAAGGGATGATCCCGGTGTGGATAGGCTACGGCCTCGGTCTGCCACCGTTCTGGCTGGGCCTGGTGGCGATTGCCGCCTGTCTCGGCCATATTTATCCGGTGTTCTTTCACTTTCGCGGCGGCAAAGGGGTCGCTACCGCCTTGGGGGCTATTGCGCCCATTGGCTATGATCTGTCCGGCCTGATGATAGGCACCTGGCTTCTGACGGTACTGCTCTCCGGCTATTCTTCGCTGGGGGCGATCGTCAGCGCCTTGATCGCGCCCTTCTATGTCTGGTGGTTCAAACCGCAGTTCACCTTCCCGGTCGCAATGCTCTCCTGTCTGGTGCTCCTGCGCCACCATGACAATATTCAGCGGCTGTGGCGCGGTCAAGAAAGCCGCATCTGGCGCCGCCGGCAAAAAGACCGGGATATCGACCAGCAGCAAAGCAAAAACTGA
- the tsaD gene encoding tRNA (adenosine(37)-N6)-threonylcarbamoyltransferase complex transferase subunit TsaD, translating into MRVLGIETSCDETGVAIYDQHQGLLANQLYSQVKLHADYGGVVPELASRDHVRKTVPLIQAALAQAGMQASDINGVAYTAGPGLVGALMVGATVGRALAYAWRVPAVAVHHMEGHLLAPMLEANPPVFPFVALLVSGGHTQLIAVTGIGEYRLLGESIDDAAGEAFDKTAKLLGLDYPGGPMLARLAQQGVPGRYTFPRPMTDRPGLAFSFSGLKTFAANTVRAGADDHQTRADIARAFENAVVETLMIKCRRALDLTGFSRLVMAGGVSANHSLRASLGEMMRQRGGEVFYARPEFCTDNGAMIAYAGMVRLQGGTREDLAVSVRPRWPLEELPALGA; encoded by the coding sequence ATGCGCGTATTGGGTATTGAGACGTCATGCGATGAAACCGGCGTGGCGATTTACGATCAGCATCAAGGGTTGCTGGCTAATCAGCTGTACAGTCAGGTGAAACTGCACGCCGATTATGGCGGGGTGGTGCCGGAGCTGGCCTCCCGTGATCATGTCCGCAAAACCGTGCCGCTGATTCAGGCGGCGCTGGCGCAGGCGGGTATGCAGGCGTCAGATATCAACGGGGTGGCCTACACCGCCGGACCGGGTTTGGTTGGCGCGTTGATGGTCGGTGCCACCGTCGGCCGCGCGCTGGCTTATGCCTGGCGGGTCCCGGCGGTCGCCGTGCATCACATGGAAGGGCATCTGCTGGCGCCCATGCTGGAGGCAAACCCGCCGGTGTTCCCATTCGTGGCGCTGCTGGTTTCCGGCGGCCATACCCAGCTTATCGCGGTAACAGGTATCGGCGAATATCGGCTGCTGGGTGAGTCTATTGATGATGCCGCCGGCGAGGCGTTCGATAAAACCGCCAAGCTCCTGGGGCTGGATTATCCCGGCGGGCCGATGCTGGCACGTCTGGCGCAGCAGGGCGTGCCGGGACGTTACACTTTCCCGCGCCCGATGACCGACCGGCCGGGGTTGGCATTCAGCTTCTCGGGGTTGAAAACCTTCGCCGCCAACACCGTTCGCGCCGGCGCCGATGATCACCAGACGCGCGCGGACATCGCGCGGGCATTCGAGAACGCCGTGGTGGAGACGCTAATGATAAAATGCCGGCGCGCGCTCGATCTCACCGGTTTCTCGCGGTTGGTGATGGCCGGCGGCGTCAGCGCCAATCACTCCCTGCGCGCCAGCCTGGGGGAAATGATGCGCCAGCGGGGCGGGGAGGTGTTCTACGCCCGTCCTGAATTTTGTACGGATAACGGCGCGATGATCGCTTATGCCGGCATGGTGCGGCTGCAGGGCGGAACGCGGGAGGATCTGGCGGTGTCGGTACGGCCGCGCTGGCCGCTGGAGGAATTACCGGCACTCGGCGCCTGA